In Saccharothrix syringae, the following are encoded in one genomic region:
- a CDS encoding DUF4383 domain-containing protein, with translation MTTSADRVDTRRRPVQSFSLLVGAVFLLVGVLGFIPGVTDHYEHLGFAGPGSDAELFGVFEVSVLHNLLHLLFGVLGVAAARAAGASRAFLVVGGFLYLLLWVYGSIIDVDSAVNFAPFNSADNLLHLGLGAGMILLAVLATALERSRGQYPGREQRGR, from the coding sequence ATGACGACCTCGGCCGACCGCGTCGACACCCGCCGCCGTCCCGTCCAGTCCTTCTCCCTGCTGGTCGGGGCGGTGTTCCTGCTGGTGGGCGTGCTCGGGTTCATCCCGGGCGTCACCGACCACTACGAGCACCTGGGCTTCGCCGGGCCGGGCTCCGACGCCGAGCTGTTCGGCGTGTTCGAGGTCTCCGTGCTGCACAACCTGCTGCACCTGCTGTTCGGCGTGCTCGGCGTCGCGGCGGCCAGGGCGGCGGGCGCGTCGCGGGCGTTCCTGGTCGTCGGCGGCTTCCTCTACCTGCTGCTGTGGGTCTACGGGTCGATCATCGACGTGGACAGCGCGGTGAACTTCGCGCCGTTCAACTCCGCCGACAACCTGCTGCACCTCGGCCTGGGCGCGGGCATGATCCTGCTCGCCGTGCTCGCCACCGCCCTGGAGCGCTCCCGCGGCCAGTACCCGGGCCGGGAGCAGCGGGGCCGGTGA
- a CDS encoding TOBE domain-containing protein, giving the protein MPNLRISEAAALLGVSDDTVRRWIEQGRLTEVQLDSGRKGVDGRELAELAQRLAEAPEPGATVAASARNRMRGIVTRVVKDGVMAQVEMQAGPFRVVSLMSRESADELGLDVGRVAVASIKSTHVVVEIPGS; this is encoded by the coding sequence GTGCCGAATCTGCGGATCAGTGAAGCGGCCGCCCTGCTCGGCGTCAGTGACGACACCGTGCGCCGGTGGATCGAGCAGGGCCGGTTGACCGAGGTGCAGCTGGACAGCGGCCGCAAGGGCGTCGACGGTCGCGAGCTGGCCGAGCTGGCCCAGCGCCTGGCCGAGGCGCCCGAACCGGGTGCGACCGTCGCGGCGTCGGCGCGCAACCGGATGCGCGGCATCGTCACCAGGGTGGTCAAGGACGGGGTGATGGCCCAGGTCGAGATGCAGGCCGGGCCGTTCCGGGTGGTGTCGCTGATGAGCCGCGAGTCGGCCGACGAACTGGGCCTGGACGTCGGCCGCGTCGCGGTCGCCTCGATCAAGTCCACCCACGTCGTCGTCGAGATCCCGGGGAGCTGA
- the modA gene encoding molybdate ABC transporter substrate-binding protein, translated as MRRTLAVLSLLALTACGTESADSAENTDSGGNGGSAEQTVIVFAAASLTEAFTELGAEFEAANPGTDVTFNFGGSSALAQQIGQGAPADVFAAASPAAMAQVPDAPSPEVFARNRLRIAVPGGNPGRITGLADFARDDAVIALCAEQVPCGAAAKAVFAAAGITPRPDTLEQDVKAALTKVRLGEVDAALVYRTDVLAAGDEVEGLDFPEADRAVNDYPIAALTGAPNPTGARAFVEHVRSGRGRAVLAEAGFDLP; from the coding sequence GTGCGCAGGACCCTCGCCGTGCTGTCCCTGCTCGCCCTGACCGCCTGCGGCACCGAGAGCGCCGACAGCGCCGAGAACACCGACAGCGGCGGCAACGGCGGCAGCGCCGAACAGACCGTCATCGTGTTCGCCGCGGCCTCGCTGACCGAGGCGTTCACCGAGCTGGGCGCCGAGTTCGAGGCCGCCAACCCCGGCACGGACGTCACCTTCAACTTCGGCGGCAGCTCCGCCCTGGCCCAGCAGATCGGGCAGGGCGCGCCGGCCGACGTGTTCGCCGCCGCCTCCCCCGCCGCCATGGCGCAGGTCCCCGACGCCCCGTCACCGGAGGTCTTCGCCCGCAACCGGCTCCGCATCGCCGTGCCCGGGGGCAACCCCGGCAGGATCACCGGGCTGGCCGACTTCGCCCGGGACGACGCGGTGATCGCGCTGTGCGCCGAGCAGGTGCCGTGCGGCGCGGCGGCGAAGGCGGTGTTCGCGGCCGCCGGGATCACCCCGCGGCCCGACACCCTGGAGCAGGACGTGAAGGCCGCGCTGACCAAGGTGCGGCTGGGCGAGGTCGACGCCGCGCTGGTCTACCGCACCGACGTCCTCGCCGCGGGGGACGAGGTGGAGGGCCTGGACTTCCCCGAGGCCGACCGGGCGGTCAACGACTACCCGATCGCGGCGCTGACCGGGGCGCCCAACCCCACCGGCGCGCGGGCGTTCGTCGAGCACGTCCGGTCCGGGCGGGGGCGCGCGGTGCTCGCCGAGGCGGGGTTCGACCTGCCGTGA
- the modB gene encoding molybdate ABC transporter permease subunit: MTRGRLPLVLLLPAVLGLAFLLVPLVGLLVRTPWAALPERLFSASVGEALRLSLVCASLATVLCVVLGVPLAWVLARGDVPGRGLLRALVTVPLVLPPVVGGVALLFVLGRRGLVGQYLDAWFGVSLPFTPAGVVLAEAFVAMPFLVISVEGALRAADPRYEEAAATLGASRWLAFRRVTLPSVLPGVVAGTVLCWARALGEFGATITFAGNFPGETTTMPLAVYLALETDPDAALVLSAVLLVVSVAVLAALRDRWVSGPS; encoded by the coding sequence GTGACCCGAGGCAGGCTGCCCCTGGTCCTGCTGCTGCCGGCGGTGCTGGGCCTGGCGTTCCTGCTCGTCCCGCTGGTGGGCCTGCTGGTCCGCACGCCGTGGGCGGCGCTGCCGGAGCGGCTGTTCAGCGCGTCGGTCGGCGAGGCGCTGCGGCTGTCGCTGGTGTGCGCGTCGCTGGCCACGGTGCTGTGCGTGGTGCTGGGCGTGCCGCTGGCCTGGGTGCTGGCGCGCGGCGACGTGCCGGGGCGCGGGCTGCTGCGGGCGCTGGTGACCGTGCCGCTGGTGCTGCCGCCCGTGGTGGGCGGGGTGGCGCTGCTGTTCGTGCTGGGGCGGCGCGGGCTGGTCGGGCAGTACCTGGACGCGTGGTTCGGCGTGTCGCTGCCGTTCACCCCGGCCGGGGTGGTGCTGGCGGAGGCGTTCGTGGCCATGCCGTTCCTGGTGATCTCGGTGGAGGGCGCGCTGCGGGCCGCCGACCCGCGCTACGAGGAGGCCGCCGCGACGCTGGGCGCGTCGCGCTGGCTGGCGTTCCGGCGGGTGACGCTGCCGTCGGTGCTGCCGGGCGTGGTGGCGGGCACGGTGCTGTGCTGGGCGCGGGCGCTCGGGGAGTTCGGCGCCACCATCACGTTCGCGGGCAACTTCCCCGGCGAGACGACCACCATGCCGCTGGCGGTGTACCTGGCCCTGGAGACCGACCCGGACGCGGCGCTCGTGCTGAGCGCGGTGCTGCTGGTGGTGTCGGTCGCCGTGCTGGCCGCGCTGCGCGACCGGTGGGTGAGCGGGCCGTCGTGA
- a CDS encoding ABC transporter ATP-binding protein yields the protein MTLDAHLEFSRDRFRLAVGLTVEPGEVVALLGPNGAGKTTALRALAGLLRLTGGHIRLGDRTWDAPPGVFLPAERRPIGVVFQDYLLFAHLSALENVAFGLRARGAGRARARAEAARWLDRVGLAGHAEDKPRALSGGQAQRVALARALVTRPDLLLLDEPLAALDAATRLHVRAELGGHLRDYPGHTLLVTHDPLDAMVLADRLVVLEHGRVVQQGPPTEVARRPRTDYVADLVGLNLYRGTADGTTVALDGGGALTVAAPVTGRVHVVFPPNAVGLHPERPTGSPRNAWRVRVSGVEQHAHTTRVRLDGAPPVLADITTATVADLRLRPGDELWVAVKATEVTAYPA from the coding sequence GTGACGCTGGACGCGCACCTGGAGTTCTCCCGCGACCGCTTCCGGCTCGCGGTGGGGCTGACCGTCGAACCTGGCGAGGTCGTCGCCCTGCTCGGCCCCAACGGCGCGGGCAAGACCACGGCGCTGCGCGCGCTCGCCGGGCTGCTGCGGTTGACCGGCGGGCACATCCGGCTGGGCGACCGGACGTGGGACGCGCCGCCGGGGGTGTTCCTGCCCGCCGAGCGGCGACCGATCGGCGTGGTGTTCCAGGACTACCTGCTGTTCGCCCACCTGAGCGCGCTGGAGAACGTCGCTTTCGGCCTGCGGGCGCGGGGCGCGGGGCGGGCGCGTGCGCGGGCGGAGGCGGCCCGCTGGCTGGACCGGGTGGGCCTGGCCGGGCACGCCGAGGACAAGCCGCGGGCGCTGTCCGGTGGCCAGGCGCAGCGCGTCGCCCTGGCCCGCGCCCTGGTCACCCGCCCCGACCTGCTGCTGCTGGACGAGCCGCTGGCGGCGCTGGACGCGGCCACCCGCCTGCACGTGCGCGCCGAGCTGGGCGGGCACCTGCGCGACTACCCCGGCCACACCCTGCTGGTCACGCACGACCCGCTGGACGCCATGGTGCTGGCCGACCGGCTGGTGGTGCTGGAGCACGGCCGCGTGGTGCAGCAGGGCCCGCCGACCGAGGTCGCCCGCAGGCCGCGCACCGACTACGTCGCCGACCTGGTGGGCCTGAACCTCTACCGCGGCACCGCGGACGGCACCACCGTGGCCCTCGACGGCGGTGGCGCGCTGACCGTGGCGGCGCCGGTGACCGGGCGGGTGCACGTGGTGTTCCCGCCGAACGCGGTCGGCCTGCACCCCGAGCGGCCCACCGGCAGCCCGCGCAACGCCTGGCGGGTGCGGGTGTCCGGGGTGGAGCAGCACGCGCACACCACCCGGGTCCGGTTGGACGGCGCGCCGCCGGTGCTGGCCGACATCACCACCGCGACCGTGGCCGACCTGCGGCTGCGGCCGGGTGACGAGCTGTGGGTGGCGGTCAAGGCGACCGAGGTGACGGCCTACCCGGCATGA
- a CDS encoding medium chain dehydrogenase/reductase family protein gives METSVLEVVLPGVVEPDGLVLRRGPRPTPGRGQALVRVEATGVSFAEQQMRRAKYYDQPPFPFVPGYDLVGTVAEVGPGVDPALVGGRFAALTKTGGWASHALVAAADLVPVPAGVDPAEAETFVVNGITAWQMLHRVARVTEGHTVLVHGANGGVGSTLVQLARLAGARVIGTASPRHHDAVRALGATPVDYRDPDLPAKVRALAPGGVDAVFDHVGGPGIVDSWRLLAPRGALVAYGTASTRDEGGNSRLPVLRLFARLLWWDLLPNGRTAKFFNIWAGRRRAARFRARLADDLGAVLALLAEGRLRPQVAARVPLAEVARAVELAESGTVAGKVVLVP, from the coding sequence ATGGAGACGTCGGTGCTGGAGGTCGTGCTGCCCGGTGTGGTCGAGCCGGACGGGCTGGTGCTGCGCCGCGGGCCGCGCCCCACCCCCGGTCGAGGCCAGGCCCTGGTGCGGGTCGAGGCGACGGGCGTGTCGTTCGCCGAGCAGCAGATGCGCCGGGCCAAGTACTACGACCAGCCGCCGTTCCCGTTCGTGCCGGGCTACGACCTGGTCGGCACGGTGGCCGAGGTGGGCCCGGGCGTCGACCCGGCCCTGGTCGGCGGTCGCTTCGCCGCCCTGACCAAGACCGGCGGCTGGGCCAGCCACGCCCTGGTCGCGGCGGCCGACCTGGTGCCGGTGCCCGCCGGCGTCGACCCGGCCGAGGCGGAGACGTTCGTGGTCAACGGCATCACCGCGTGGCAGATGCTGCACCGCGTCGCCCGGGTGACCGAGGGGCACACCGTGCTGGTGCACGGCGCGAACGGCGGCGTCGGCTCCACCCTGGTGCAGCTCGCCCGCCTGGCCGGGGCGCGCGTCATCGGCACCGCCTCGCCGCGCCACCACGACGCCGTGCGCGCGCTGGGCGCCACCCCGGTCGACTACCGCGACCCCGACCTGCCCGCGAAGGTGCGCGCCCTGGCACCCGGCGGCGTGGACGCGGTGTTCGACCACGTCGGCGGCCCCGGCATCGTCGACTCCTGGCGCCTGCTGGCCCCGCGCGGCGCGCTGGTCGCCTACGGCACCGCGTCAACGCGGGACGAGGGCGGCAACTCGCGGCTGCCGGTGCTGAGGCTGTTCGCCCGCCTGCTGTGGTGGGACCTGCTGCCCAACGGCCGCACGGCGAAGTTCTTCAACATCTGGGCGGGCAGGCGCCGGGCCGCCCGGTTCCGCGCGCGGCTGGCGGACGACCTCGGCGCGGTGCTGGCGCTGCTGGCCGAGGGGCGGCTGCGCCCGCAGGTGGCCGCGCGGGTGCCGTTGGCGGAGGTGGCCCGGGCGGTGGAGCTGGCCGAGTCCGGCACGGTGGCGGGCAAGGTCGTGCTGGTGCCTTGA